The Deinococcus sonorensis KR-87 genome includes a window with the following:
- a CDS encoding NAD(P)/FAD-dependent oxidoreductase: protein MAAELYDVTIIGAGPAGLNAALVLGRSRRRVLLLDGGPPRNARTTAAHSVFTRDHSPPMTLKRLALTDLERYPVDVRQAEATAVMVVGECFDVRLSDGQLVRSRKLLLASGLRDLLPDIPGFRDGWGRTVLHCPYCDAWEHQQQRLAVYGTGDAAHHMALTLRLWSDEVTLLTGGPSGFSREQCRDLARLGVQVRELPVTRLAGTPLCITLDSGEQLVVDALFYSPAQEQRSPLPARLGCRLTANGRVEVDDHGLTSVPGIYAAGDMTPSPQYVMNAAASGVTAGIAINTALVHQERVAQGANFHKAGA from the coding sequence ATGGCCGCAGAGCTCTACGACGTAACGATCATCGGGGCCGGTCCGGCCGGGCTGAACGCCGCCCTGGTGCTTGGACGGTCCCGGCGCCGGGTGCTGCTGCTGGACGGCGGGCCGCCGCGCAACGCCCGCACCACCGCCGCCCACAGCGTCTTTACGCGTGACCACTCGCCGCCGATGACCCTGAAACGGCTGGCGCTGACCGATCTGGAACGCTATCCGGTGGACGTCCGGCAGGCCGAGGCGACGGCCGTGATGGTAGTGGGCGAGTGCTTCGATGTCCGCCTCAGCGACGGCCAGCTGGTGCGCAGCCGCAAACTGCTGCTGGCCAGCGGCCTGCGCGACCTGCTGCCGGACATTCCCGGATTTCGGGACGGCTGGGGCCGCACCGTGCTGCACTGCCCCTACTGCGACGCCTGGGAACACCAGCAGCAGCGGCTGGCGGTGTACGGGACCGGCGACGCGGCCCACCACATGGCCCTGACGCTGCGGCTGTGGAGTGACGAGGTCACGCTGCTGACCGGCGGTCCGTCCGGGTTCAGCCGGGAGCAGTGCCGCGACCTGGCGCGCCTGGGCGTGCAGGTGCGCGAGCTGCCGGTCACGCGGCTGGCCGGAACGCCGCTGTGCATCACCCTGGACAGCGGCGAACAGCTGGTGGTGGACGCGCTGTTCTACAGCCCGGCCCAGGAGCAGCGCTCGCCGCTGCCGGCCCGGCTCGGCTGCCGGCTGACCGCCAACGGACGGGTCGAGGTGGACGACCATGGCCTGACGAGTGTGCCGGGCATCTACGCGGCCGGCGACATGACCCCGAGCCCGCAGTACGTGATGAATGCCGCCGCCAGCGGGGTCACGGCCGGCATCGCCATCAACACGGCGCTGGTGCATCAGGAGCGGGTGGCGCAGGGCGCCAACTTCCACAAGGCTGGAGCCTGA